One Streptomyces sp. P9-A2 DNA window includes the following coding sequences:
- a CDS encoding protein kinase domain-containing protein → MGLETVDGRFRITGVVGRGNMGEVHRAEDLQAAPDSPHRQVAVKTVLRGRTGVAVDTSGSGKEIDRFRREVRIMRMLSQGHPNLTLLIDGGVDDAPGASGLPYLAMELLDGHPLADLIDEEPQLPVSWVAAIGAQIAAGLTAAHTAGVVHRDLKPANVMLTGDGTVKILDFGMGSIVDDPDQTRLTSTGASLGTARYMAPEQFRAERVSAPADLYALGCILYELLIGRPPFSARTPFELSEQHQHEQPPQLTLVRPDLPAGLVRLVERLLEKDAELRPDNAAVVREVLVPLALAPDDTATLLAPHWRVMDPVARLRALLPERAPAAPAPVPRREPRLPDAMDVFGIHADLIGEYESFTKSGTVIRDARITGFVEDDLAAKSQWPDPWLSLNPFFADGGQVTDLVRDGVLHPRCAEIFQADKKETSPRPDGRPLTFHLHQRQAIEAAQAGDSYVLTTGTGSGKSLAYIVPIVDRVLKKRQAAGPDAGGRVRAIVVYPMNALANSQLGELEKYLRHGFGKGREPVTFARYTGQESTEERRELRKNPPDILLTNYVMLELMLTRPDDRSSLIRMAEGLRFLVFDELHTYRGRQGADVAFLIRRVREACRASASLQCIGTSATMSTEGSWEDQQREVAKVAGRLFGTTVLPKRVIGETLVRATDEAPATVPAERLRVPAAPRSYEALTKDSLARWVESRFGLEHEEGTGRLRRCAPGTVEEAAAELAAESGVAEESVREAIRTTLEAGAQAKNPRTERPLFAFRLHQFLSKGDTVYTTLEDPLTRPLTRTYQLEQPGSGGKPLFPLAFCRECGQEYLTVWRTEEGGAFRYEPRRDTSASGGRDGEGYLYLGMPGQDYEWPADPQKAVDDRRLPESWLEPDAQGVMVVKKSYRPRVPKRVVVDAHGDESGEGLVAAFVPAPFLFCTHCQVSYEQTRGRDFAKLATLDQEGRSSATSLISASIMKSLRAVPEESLGKEARKLLTFVDNRQDASLQAGHFNDFAQVTQLRGALHQAAVRAGEEGLRHDDLAEAVTGVMGLAPREYAVGTDLPPSMERRATKVFRDVVGYRLYRDLERGWRITMPNLEQTGLLRIDYEDLDWLAARPERWQSAHAVLRDADPALREEVARTLLDFMRRALAIDVQYFRDDFDTLQRASEERLTGPWVLGDSDRPDVGTAYPYGSRPGMERSALFLSARGKFGKYLRRNMPELREASVSLDDVQGVIEDLLKVLRDADLVREVEAVPEHSGPAFRRRAAQKRTGYRVSAAALIWRAGNGERGAVDPLARTYSSGEGPRVNPFFRDLYRTAAAELAGLFAREHTAQVTPEDRLERERQFRKAELPLLYCSPTMELGVDISSLNAVMMRNVPPTPANYAQRSGRAGRSGQPALVTTYCATGNSHDQYYFRRSQDMVSGQVAPPRLDLANEDLVRSHLQGIWLAETEMKLGTAIPDVIDVAYDPEGEDRPDPRMELPLLSDISDRSWDEDARRRAAAAARTVLAPLIADFESTTWWYDEWIEDRIERAPKEFDASFDRWRELFRAAVIDQYEQNKRVVDHTLSPGEQVRARTRRREAETQTNLLLNRSAENKSVMSDFNPYRYLASEGFLPGYNFPRLPLAAYIPRSGNRRNADGDYLQRPRFLAIREFGPGALIYHEGARYQVTRVQLPPDTSGDLATAEARRCDGCGYHYDVKVGSDVCAMCGEQLRGKRTGLLHLHTVYTTPRERISSDEEERRRAGFRLETSYAFQDHGARKGRLTSHVTDAGGGPVLDLDYGDSATVRITNLGRVRDKEGEPDGYWLDLGDGRWLNDRAAADAIEGTGMPVVDEDGNEKRRKKRVLPYVEDRRNILVLTLDEPEPEPVAWSFLYALERGIEAAFELEDSELTAELLPPDDGPRRRMLFTEAAEGGAGVLRRIQHDRDALARAARTALEICHFDPDTGEDEGGPADGEKCARGCYACLLTYANQTHHRQLSRHAARPLLLRLAGARTEREDRGESRSERFRRLAPAVGDTNTAPPAASASVPVPSPTPVKTDLAALVAQGDLLGWLRAKGYRLPDEVDAFVGGADARPDLVFRLDGADLAVFVDVPGHPADSTRGIEAGYRLEEAGWDVLRFPSDADWDAIVDHNAAYFHLR, encoded by the coding sequence GTGGGCCTGGAGACGGTCGACGGACGGTTTCGGATCACGGGGGTCGTGGGGCGCGGGAACATGGGCGAGGTGCATCGGGCCGAAGACCTTCAGGCGGCCCCGGACTCCCCGCACCGCCAGGTCGCGGTCAAGACCGTGCTGCGCGGCCGGACCGGGGTCGCGGTCGACACCTCGGGGTCCGGCAAGGAGATCGACCGTTTCCGCCGCGAAGTGCGGATCATGCGCATGCTCTCCCAGGGCCACCCCAACCTCACCCTGCTGATCGACGGCGGTGTGGATGATGCCCCAGGCGCCAGCGGCCTCCCCTACCTGGCCATGGAGCTGCTGGACGGCCATCCGCTCGCGGACCTCATCGACGAGGAGCCCCAGCTCCCGGTCTCCTGGGTCGCCGCGATCGGGGCGCAGATCGCCGCCGGGCTCACCGCCGCGCACACCGCCGGGGTCGTCCACCGCGATCTGAAGCCGGCCAATGTGATGCTGACCGGCGACGGCACCGTCAAGATCCTCGACTTCGGCATGGGCTCGATCGTCGACGACCCCGACCAGACGCGGCTGACCAGCACCGGCGCCAGCCTCGGCACGGCCCGCTACATGGCACCCGAGCAGTTCCGCGCCGAACGGGTCTCCGCCCCGGCCGACCTCTACGCGCTCGGCTGCATCCTGTACGAGCTGCTGATAGGACGCCCGCCGTTCTCCGCCCGGACCCCCTTCGAGCTCTCCGAACAGCACCAGCACGAGCAGCCGCCCCAGTTGACCCTGGTGCGCCCGGACCTGCCCGCCGGGCTGGTCCGGCTGGTGGAGCGCCTTCTGGAGAAGGACGCCGAACTGCGGCCCGACAACGCCGCCGTGGTCCGTGAGGTACTGGTCCCGCTCGCGCTCGCGCCGGACGACACGGCCACCCTGCTGGCTCCGCACTGGCGGGTGATGGACCCGGTGGCGCGGCTGCGCGCCCTGCTCCCGGAGCGTGCCCCGGCCGCGCCGGCACCCGTGCCGCGCAGGGAGCCGCGCCTGCCCGACGCGATGGACGTCTTCGGCATCCACGCCGACCTGATCGGTGAGTACGAGAGCTTCACCAAGAGCGGGACGGTGATCCGGGACGCCCGGATCACCGGCTTCGTCGAGGACGACCTGGCGGCGAAGTCGCAGTGGCCCGACCCGTGGCTGTCGCTGAACCCGTTCTTCGCCGACGGCGGCCAGGTGACCGACCTCGTGCGGGACGGAGTGCTGCACCCCAGGTGCGCGGAGATCTTCCAGGCCGACAAGAAGGAGACGTCGCCGCGCCCGGACGGCCGGCCGCTGACCTTCCACCTCCACCAGCGGCAGGCGATCGAGGCCGCGCAGGCGGGCGACTCCTACGTGCTGACGACCGGCACCGGTTCCGGCAAGTCGCTGGCGTACATCGTGCCGATCGTGGACCGGGTGCTGAAGAAGCGTCAGGCGGCGGGCCCGGACGCGGGGGGCCGGGTGCGCGCGATCGTCGTCTACCCGATGAACGCGCTGGCCAACTCGCAGCTCGGGGAGCTGGAGAAGTACCTGCGCCACGGTTTCGGCAAGGGCCGCGAGCCGGTCACCTTCGCCCGCTACACCGGCCAGGAGTCCACCGAGGAGCGCCGTGAGCTGCGCAAGAATCCCCCGGACATCCTGCTGACCAACTACGTGATGCTGGAGCTGATGCTGACCCGGCCGGACGACCGGTCCAGCCTGATCCGCATGGCCGAGGGGCTGCGGTTCCTCGTCTTCGACGAGCTGCACACCTACCGGGGCCGGCAGGGCGCGGACGTGGCGTTCCTGATCCGCCGGGTCCGCGAGGCCTGCCGGGCCTCGGCGTCCCTCCAGTGCATCGGCACCTCGGCGACCATGTCCACCGAAGGTTCCTGGGAGGACCAGCAGCGCGAGGTGGCCAAGGTCGCGGGGCGGCTGTTCGGTACGACGGTGCTGCCGAAGCGGGTCATCGGCGAGACCCTGGTCCGGGCGACCGACGAGGCACCGGCGACCGTGCCCGCCGAGCGGCTGCGGGTACCGGCGGCGCCCCGCTCGTACGAGGCGCTGACGAAGGACTCGCTGGCCCGCTGGGTGGAGTCCCGGTTCGGTCTGGAGCACGAGGAGGGTACGGGGCGGCTGCGCCGCTGTGCCCCGGGCACCGTCGAGGAGGCGGCGGCCGAGCTGGCCGCCGAGTCCGGGGTGGCCGAGGAGAGCGTGCGCGAGGCGATCCGGACGACCCTGGAGGCGGGTGCGCAGGCCAAGAACCCGAGGACGGAACGGCCGCTGTTCGCGTTCCGGCTGCACCAGTTCCTCTCCAAGGGCGACACCGTCTACACGACGCTGGAGGATCCGCTCACCCGGCCGCTGACCCGCACCTACCAGCTGGAGCAGCCGGGCAGCGGCGGCAAGCCGCTGTTCCCGCTGGCGTTCTGCCGCGAGTGCGGCCAGGAGTACCTGACCGTCTGGCGCACCGAGGAGGGCGGCGCGTTCCGTTACGAGCCTCGCCGGGACACCTCCGCCTCCGGGGGCCGCGACGGCGAGGGCTACCTGTACCTGGGCATGCCGGGGCAGGACTACGAGTGGCCGGCCGATCCGCAGAAGGCCGTGGACGACCGGCGGCTGCCGGAGTCGTGGCTCGAGCCGGACGCGCAGGGCGTGATGGTCGTCAAGAAGTCCTACCGGCCCCGGGTGCCCAAGCGCGTCGTCGTGGACGCCCACGGCGACGAGTCCGGCGAGGGCCTGGTGGCGGCGTTCGTCCCGGCGCCGTTCCTGTTCTGCACGCACTGCCAGGTCTCCTACGAGCAGACCCGCGGCCGGGACTTCGCGAAACTGGCCACCCTGGACCAGGAGGGACGCTCCTCGGCGACCTCGCTGATCTCCGCGTCGATCATGAAATCCCTGCGGGCGGTGCCCGAGGAGAGCCTGGGCAAGGAGGCGCGCAAGCTCCTCACCTTCGTCGACAACCGGCAGGACGCCTCACTGCAGGCCGGGCACTTCAACGACTTCGCCCAGGTGACCCAGTTGCGCGGCGCCCTCCACCAGGCCGCGGTGCGGGCGGGCGAGGAGGGGCTGCGCCACGACGACCTCGCCGAGGCCGTCACCGGGGTGATGGGCCTCGCGCCCCGCGAGTACGCGGTGGGTACGGACCTGCCCCCGTCCATGGAACGCCGGGCGACGAAGGTCTTCCGGGACGTCGTCGGGTACCGCCTCTACCGCGACCTGGAGCGCGGCTGGCGCATCACGATGCCGAACCTGGAGCAGACGGGGCTGCTGCGGATCGACTACGAGGACCTGGACTGGCTCGCCGCCCGGCCCGAGCGCTGGCAGTCGGCCCACGCCGTGCTGCGCGACGCCGACCCGGCGCTGCGCGAGGAGGTCGCCCGTACGCTGCTCGACTTCATGCGGCGCGCCCTCGCCATCGACGTGCAGTACTTCCGCGACGACTTCGACACCCTGCAGCGGGCGAGCGAGGAGCGCCTCACCGGGCCGTGGGTGCTGGGTGACAGCGACCGGCCGGACGTCGGTACCGCCTACCCGTACGGCTCACGGCCGGGTATGGAGCGCTCCGCGCTGTTCCTGTCGGCGCGCGGCAAGTTCGGCAAGTACCTGCGGCGGAACATGCCCGAGCTGCGCGAGGCCTCCGTTTCCCTGGACGACGTCCAGGGCGTCATCGAGGACCTGCTGAAGGTGCTGCGGGACGCGGACCTGGTGCGCGAGGTGGAGGCGGTCCCCGAGCACTCCGGTCCGGCCTTCCGCCGCCGCGCGGCGCAGAAGCGCACCGGCTACCGGGTGTCGGCCGCCGCCCTGATCTGGCGGGCCGGCAACGGTGAGCGGGGCGCGGTCGATCCGCTGGCGCGCACCTACAGCAGCGGCGAGGGCCCGCGCGTCAACCCGTTCTTCCGCGACCTGTACCGCACCGCGGCCGCCGAGCTGGCCGGCCTGTTCGCGCGGGAGCACACCGCGCAGGTCACCCCGGAGGACCGGCTGGAGCGCGAGAGGCAGTTCCGCAAGGCCGAACTGCCCCTGCTGTACTGCTCGCCGACGATGGAGCTGGGCGTGGACATCTCCTCGCTCAACGCGGTGATGATGCGCAACGTGCCGCCGACCCCGGCGAACTACGCGCAGCGCTCAGGCCGGGCGGGCCGCTCGGGCCAGCCCGCGCTGGTGACCACGTACTGCGCGACGGGCAACAGCCACGACCAGTACTACTTCCGCCGCTCCCAGGACATGGTGTCGGGGCAGGTGGCCCCGCCGCGCCTGGACCTCGCCAACGAGGACCTGGTCCGCTCCCACCTGCAGGGCATCTGGCTGGCGGAGACCGAGATGAAGCTCGGCACCGCGATCCCGGACGTCATCGACGTCGCCTACGACCCCGAGGGCGAGGACCGCCCCGATCCGCGGATGGAGCTGCCGCTCCTCTCCGACATCAGTGACAGGTCCTGGGACGAGGACGCCCGCAGGCGCGCGGCCGCCGCCGCCCGTACCGTCCTCGCCCCGCTGATCGCGGACTTCGAGTCGACCACCTGGTGGTACGACGAGTGGATCGAGGACCGGATCGAGCGGGCCCCGAAGGAGTTCGACGCCTCCTTCGACCGGTGGCGCGAGCTGTTCCGGGCCGCCGTCATCGACCAGTACGAGCAGAACAAGCGGGTCGTCGACCACACCCTCTCCCCCGGTGAGCAGGTCCGGGCGCGCACCCGCCGCCGGGAGGCCGAGACGCAGACGAACCTGCTGCTGAACCGCTCCGCCGAAAACAAGTCGGTGATGAGCGACTTCAATCCGTACCGCTATCTGGCGTCCGAGGGGTTCCTGCCCGGCTACAACTTCCCGCGGCTGCCGCTGGCCGCGTACATCCCGCGCTCCGGCAACCGCCGCAACGCCGACGGGGACTACCTGCAGCGTCCCCGGTTCCTCGCGATCCGCGAGTTCGGGCCCGGTGCGCTCATCTACCACGAGGGCGCCCGCTACCAGGTCACCCGGGTGCAGTTGCCGCCGGACACCTCGGGCGACCTGGCGACGGCGGAGGCCAGGCGCTGCGACGGCTGCGGCTACCACTACGACGTCAAGGTCGGCTCCGACGTCTGCGCGATGTGCGGCGAGCAGCTGAGGGGCAAGCGCACCGGCCTGCTCCACCTGCACACCGTGTACACCACGCCGCGCGAGCGGATCTCCTCCGACGAGGAGGAGCGCCGCCGGGCCGGTTTCCGCCTGGAGACCTCGTACGCGTTCCAGGACCACGGCGCCCGCAAGGGACGCCTCACCTCGCACGTCACCGACGCCGGCGGCGGGCCCGTCCTCGACCTGGACTACGGCGACTCGGCGACCGTCCGCATCACCAACCTGGGCCGCGTCCGCGACAAGGAGGGCGAGCCGGACGGCTACTGGCTGGACCTGGGCGACGGCCGCTGGCTCAACGACCGGGCCGCCGCGGACGCCATCGAGGGCACCGGCATGCCGGTGGTCGACGAGGACGGCAACGAGAAGCGCCGCAAGAAGCGCGTCCTGCCGTACGTGGAGGACCGCCGCAACATCCTCGTGCTCACCCTCGACGAGCCGGAGCCCGAGCCGGTGGCGTGGTCGTTCCTGTACGCGCTGGAGCGGGGCATCGAGGCGGCGTTCGAGCTGGAGGACTCCGAGCTGACCGCGGAACTGCTGCCGCCGGACGACGGCCCGCGCCGCCGCATGCTGTTCACGGAGGCCGCCGAGGGCGGCGCCGGTGTGCTGCGCCGGATCCAGCACGACAGGGACGCTCTCGCCAGGGCCGCCCGGACCGCCCTGGAGATCTGCCACTTCGACCCGGACACCGGCGAGGACGAGGGCGGTCCGGCGGACGGCGAGAAGTGCGCCCGCGGCTGCTACGCCTGCCTGCTGACGTATGCCAACCAGACGCACCACCGCCAGTTGAGCCGGCACGCCGCCCGCCCGCTGCTGCTGCGGCTGGCCGGCGCCCGCACCGAGCGGGAGGATCGCGGCGAGTCCCGCAGCGAGCGGTTCCGCAGGCTCGCCCCGGCGGTCGGCGACACGAACACCGCGCCGCCGGCCGCGTCCGCGAGCGTCCCGGTGCCGTCGCCGACCCCGGTGAAGACGGACCTGGCGGCCCTCGTCGCGCAGGGGGACCTGCTCGGCTGGCTCAGGGCGAAGGGCTACCGGCTGCCGGACGAGGTCGACGCCTTCGTCGGCGGGGCGGACGCCCGTCCCGACCTGGTCTTCCGCCTGGACGGCGCCGACCTCGCCGTGTTCGTCGACGTCCCCGGCCACCCGGCCGACTCCACCCGCGGCATCGAGGCCGGCTACCGCCTGGAGGAGGCCGGCTGGGACGTCCTGCGCTTCCCGTCGGACGCGGACTGGGACGCCATCGTCGACCATAACGCCGCCTACTTCCATCTCCGTTGA
- a CDS encoding hydrolase, with amino-acid sequence MSLWTSLEPASTTVDPGGSATVRLRVRNTGDVVDEYRFEPVGDLAPWARVEPQSLRLYPGTTGTVEVSFAPPRTSDAAAGPHPYAVRITPTEHPEATTVPEGNVTVTPFTEVRAELVPPVVKGRLRGRPKLAVDNLGNTRVTASLSGSDNGDQLSFDLDPGNVQIEPGRAVFVKARLKPREIIWFGSKQERPYALAVQRSGVDPQSVDGTFVQRGFLPGWLASMMGLFLALAIAFVVIWLSYKPDVRSLATERLQEAGTSTLPPPALSPAPEAPKAPAAGVTAPPAVTETQQAGGEGEGAGAGEGEGEGAGAGGGGSEEKETSAPERTAAIAVQQLAAEDPSGRHICYRVYVAGQGWSDAVCDGETAGTAGSGKPIKAVNTAVSGTKGTAGGAFVPDPASTKGEGHYPDPWPNAADGIDNYVGSTEEGAPDMMGFSISVDSGGGTVCQSVYVHNDAWLGLECDEPGVGYKFTYAGTRDNDLWIEAVKLTV; translated from the coding sequence GTGAGCCTATGGACTTCTCTTGAGCCGGCGTCGACGACGGTGGATCCCGGTGGTAGTGCGACGGTGCGGTTGCGGGTGCGCAACACCGGTGACGTGGTGGACGAGTACCGGTTCGAGCCGGTGGGTGATCTCGCGCCGTGGGCGCGGGTGGAGCCGCAGTCGTTGCGGTTGTATCCGGGGACGACGGGGACGGTGGAGGTGTCGTTCGCTCCGCCGCGTACGTCGGACGCGGCGGCGGGTCCGCATCCGTATGCGGTGCGGATCACGCCGACGGAGCATCCGGAGGCGACGACCGTTCCCGAGGGGAATGTGACGGTCACGCCGTTCACGGAGGTGCGAGCGGAGTTGGTTCCGCCGGTGGTGAAGGGGCGGTTGCGGGGGCGTCCGAAGCTGGCGGTGGACAATCTCGGTAATACGAGGGTGACCGCGTCGCTCAGTGGCAGTGACAACGGTGATCAGTTGTCGTTCGATCTGGATCCGGGCAATGTGCAGATCGAGCCGGGGCGGGCGGTGTTCGTCAAGGCGCGGTTGAAGCCGCGGGAGATCATCTGGTTCGGTTCGAAGCAGGAGCGTCCGTACGCGTTGGCGGTGCAGCGTTCGGGGGTGGATCCGCAGAGCGTGGACGGGACGTTCGTCCAGCGCGGTTTCCTGCCCGGATGGCTGGCGTCGATGATGGGGCTGTTCCTGGCGCTGGCGATCGCGTTCGTCGTGATCTGGCTGTCCTACAAGCCCGACGTCCGCTCCCTGGCCACCGAAAGGCTCCAGGAAGCCGGCACCAGCACGCTGCCGCCGCCCGCTCTCTCACCGGCCCCCGAGGCGCCGAAGGCCCCGGCCGCCGGCGTCACGGCACCCCCGGCCGTGACCGAGACACAGCAGGCCGGCGGAGAAGGAGAAGGAGCCGGAGCCGGAGAAGGAGAAGGAGAAGGAGCCGGGGCGGGGGGTGGTGGTTCCGAGGAGAAGGAGACCAGCGCACCGGAGAGGACCGCAGCGATCGCCGTCCAGCAACTGGCCGCGGAGGATCCGAGCGGACGGCACATCTGCTACCGGGTCTATGTGGCGGGCCAGGGCTGGAGCGACGCCGTGTGCGACGGCGAAACAGCCGGCACAGCGGGCTCGGGGAAGCCGATCAAGGCCGTCAACACCGCCGTGTCCGGAACCAAGGGCACAGCCGGCGGCGCCTTCGTCCCCGACCCCGCGTCGACCAAGGGCGAGGGGCACTACCCCGATCCGTGGCCGAATGCCGCCGACGGCATCGACAACTACGTCGGCAGTACCGAGGAGGGCGCCCCGGACATGATGGGGTTCAGCATCAGCGTCGACAGTGGCGGCGGCACCGTCTGCCAGTCCGTCTACGTCCACAACGACGCCTGGCTCGGCCTGGAATGCGACGAGCCCGGGGTCGGGTACAAGTTCACCTACGCCGGCACCCGCGACAACGACTTGTGGATCGAAGCGGTCAAGCTCACGGTGTGA
- a CDS encoding GNAT family N-acetyltransferase, with protein MAELRTDHLVLRRWRDSDLEPWAAMNADPEVREHLGDLLTREQSDASVTRFRAEFDRRGYGWWAVEVQATGEFIGFAGLDEVDDDIPFTGVEIGWRLARSAWGHGYATEAALTVLAHGFDTLGLPEILAVTTAANLRSQAVMRRIGMTRNPADDFDDPTEPEGPLRPNVVYRIARGARS; from the coding sequence ATGGCTGAACTGCGTACCGATCACCTCGTCCTGCGCCGGTGGCGTGACTCCGACCTCGAACCGTGGGCGGCGATGAACGCCGATCCCGAGGTTCGGGAGCACTTGGGCGACCTGCTCACCCGCGAGCAGAGCGATGCCTCCGTGACGCGGTTCCGGGCCGAGTTCGACCGGCGAGGCTACGGATGGTGGGCGGTCGAGGTGCAGGCCACGGGCGAGTTCATCGGCTTCGCGGGCTTGGACGAAGTGGACGACGACATACCGTTCACGGGAGTGGAGATCGGCTGGCGGCTCGCCCGTTCGGCCTGGGGCCACGGGTACGCCACCGAGGCCGCGCTGACCGTCCTGGCCCATGGCTTCGACACTCTTGGGCTTCCCGAGATCCTCGCTGTCACCACAGCCGCCAACCTCCGTTCGCAGGCGGTGATGCGCCGGATCGGCATGACCCGAAACCCGGCCGACGACTTCGACGACCCCACCGAGCCCGAAGGGCCACTGCGTCCGAACGTGGTGTACCGCATCGCCCGTGGTGCGAGGAGCTGA
- a CDS encoding TIGR03619 family F420-dependent LLM class oxidoreductase: MKIGFALPQFHHQAYGVARTGTFAAAIEEAGGASLWVGDRNLAAVRPVVGYGGQGDTIPEELNPAADPFVLLGVAAAATSRVLLGSHVLVAPLYPPVQLARSLTTIDLISGGRLLPGFGVGWSPEEYQAAGLDFTRRGARMEELLDALDAIWTTDPAQYEGAQLSVPEHHSPLKPARQPRPPFYLGAMSERALRRVARRGDGWLPLIVVPGYVDIDGLVAQRSQLDELARQAGRDPQAIDTVLRVNIDAGTSTERVADTVKEVHERTGIDHFMIDSMYDVDTVDGSIEHARQILQLVAKG; encoded by the coding sequence ATGAAGATAGGTTTCGCCCTCCCCCAGTTCCACCACCAGGCGTACGGCGTCGCCCGGACGGGCACGTTCGCCGCGGCGATCGAGGAGGCCGGGGGTGCCAGCCTGTGGGTGGGGGACCGCAACCTGGCCGCGGTCCGTCCCGTCGTGGGATACGGAGGGCAGGGTGACACCATCCCGGAGGAACTGAACCCCGCGGCGGACCCGTTCGTCCTCCTCGGCGTCGCCGCCGCCGCGACCAGCCGGGTGCTGCTGGGCTCCCACGTCCTCGTCGCCCCGCTCTACCCGCCCGTCCAGCTGGCCCGGTCGCTGACGACGATCGACCTGATCAGCGGCGGACGCCTGCTGCCCGGCTTCGGGGTCGGCTGGTCCCCCGAGGAATACCAGGCGGCCGGCCTGGACTTCACCCGCCGCGGTGCCCGCATGGAGGAACTGCTCGACGCCCTCGACGCCATCTGGACCACCGACCCGGCACAGTACGAGGGCGCGCAGCTCTCCGTGCCCGAGCACCACTCGCCGCTGAAGCCGGCGCGTCAGCCGCGTCCGCCCTTCTACCTGGGAGCGATGTCCGAGCGCGCACTGCGCCGTGTCGCCCGACGCGGTGACGGCTGGCTGCCGCTGATCGTCGTCCCCGGTTACGTCGACATCGACGGGCTCGTCGCGCAGCGCTCGCAGCTGGACGAACTGGCCCGGCAGGCCGGCCGTGATCCCCAGGCGATCGACACCGTGCTGCGGGTGAACATCGACGCCGGCACGAGCACGGAGCGGGTCGCCGACACGGTCAAGGAGGTCCACGAGCGGACGGGCATCGACCACTTCATGATCGACTCGATGTACGACGTGGACACCGTCGACGGGTCCATCGAGCACGCCCGGCAGATCCTCCAGCTCGTGGCGAAGGGCTGA
- a CDS encoding VOC family protein: MASIKQFQVTFDCAEPERVARFWCEVLGYVAPPPEGFATWDDFDRALLPEQQGPAFASCADPSGAGPRLFFQRVPESKIVKNRLHLDARVGTGLVGEERLAALEAECARLVALGAVRVRLLLADDDNESCLVMRDIEGNEFCLD; the protein is encoded by the coding sequence ATGGCATCGATCAAGCAGTTCCAGGTCACCTTCGACTGCGCGGAACCTGAGCGCGTCGCTCGTTTCTGGTGCGAGGTGCTGGGGTACGTCGCACCGCCGCCGGAGGGGTTTGCCACTTGGGACGATTTCGATCGCGCACTGCTCCCTGAGCAGCAGGGTCCGGCGTTCGCCTCATGCGCTGATCCCTCGGGTGCGGGCCCGCGGCTGTTCTTCCAGCGCGTGCCCGAAAGCAAGATCGTCAAGAATCGGCTCCACCTTGACGCGCGGGTCGGCACCGGGCTCGTGGGTGAGGAGCGCCTCGCCGCACTCGAGGCCGAGTGCGCACGACTGGTCGCGCTCGGCGCGGTACGCGTACGGCTGCTGCTCGCCGACGACGACAACGAGTCGTGCCTCGTGATGCGGGACATCGAGGGCAACGAGTTCTGTCTCGACTGA